TGTCGAACTGGGAGCCGAGCCGGACTGGAACGACCAGTTCACCGACTCGATGTTCCTGCCGGAACCGGAAAAAACATCGAAACAGTAACCCGACAGCAAAAGACCACAGGAGAAAAAATGCTGATTATCGGTGAGCGGATCAACTCCAGCCGTAAGCGGATCACACCGGCGGTGGAAAACAGGGATGAGCAGTTCATTATCAACGAGGCGGGGATGCAGTTCGAAGCCGGCGCTGACTATGTGGATGTCAACGCGGGCACGTTCGGGCCGGACAAGGAGCCGGAACTGCTGTGCTGGCTGGTACAGACTGTCCAGGGCGCGCACGATTGCCGCCTGAGCCTGGACAGCCCCAATCCCGCTGCAATCGAACCGGCCCTGAAGCTGCACAAGGGCAAGGCGATGATCAACTCGATCTCCCTGGAAAAAGCCCGCTACGACAGCCTGATGCCGCTGGTGCGCGACCATGGCGCCGACGTGATCGCGATGTGCGCCGACGACGAGCACGGCATGCCCACCGACCTGGAAACCAAGCTGCTGGTAGCAGGCCGTCTGGTGGAAAAACTCACCGGCGACGGGATTCCGCTGGAGAATATCTTTGTCGATCCGCTGGTTTTTCCGATTGCCACTGACAGTTCCTACGGCAACGTGGTGCTGGGCGCAATCGAGCAGATCATGGCGAAATTCCCCGGCGTGCACACGATGGTGGGCTTGAGTAACGTGAGCCACGGCCTGCCGTTCCGCTTCCAGATCAACCAGATGTTCCTGGTGCTGGCCATGGGCCGCGGGCTGGACGGAGCGATACTCGATCCCACCGACAAGCGCCTGATGGCCGACCTGCTGACAGCCCAGGCCCTGCTTGGCCGCGACGAGTTCTGCATGAACTATCTCCAGGCTCACCAGGGCGGCAAACTGGACCTGGACTGAGCCGGACAGGTGATAAGATAGATCTAACGAGTTTTTCGGATTTTCCCATCTGTCCCACCAGGAAACCGGAGTACCGGCCATGCCCCACGACCTGTTCAGCCCTCCCCCGGCGGTGCCCAACGAGCTTGACCTGCTCCGCAGCGCTCTCGACAACCGGATCCCCGCCAAAAGCGACGGTCACAACCTGTTGATCGCCACCTGGAATATCTGCGCGTTCGGCAACCTGACCAAGAACTGGACCGACGAAGCAGACAACAGCCCCAAGCGCAACTTCCGCTGGCTGTATTTCATCACCGAGATCGTCCGGCGCTTCGATGTAGTCGCCGTGCAGGAGGTGAAAAACAACCTG
Above is a genomic segment from Candidatus Glassbacteria bacterium containing:
- a CDS encoding methyltetrahydrofolate cobalamin methyltransferase: MLIIGERINSSRKRITPAVENRDEQFIINEAGMQFEAGADYVDVNAGTFGPDKEPELLCWLVQTVQGAHDCRLSLDSPNPAAIEPALKLHKGKAMINSISLEKARYDSLMPLVRDHGADVIAMCADDEHGMPTDLETKLLVAGRLVEKLTGDGIPLENIFVDPLVFPIATDSSYGNVVLGAIEQIMAKFPGVHTMVGLSNVSHGLPFRFQINQMFLVLAMGRGLDGAILDPTDKRLMADLLTAQALLGRDEFCMNYLQAHQGGKLDLD